A single region of the Rattus rattus isolate New Zealand chromosome 8, Rrattus_CSIRO_v1, whole genome shotgun sequence genome encodes:
- the LOC116906888 gene encoding sialin yields MWIVSDTPETHKTISHYEKEYIVSSLKNQLSSQKVVPWVSILKSLPLWAIVVAHFSYNWTFYTLLTLLPTYMKEILRFNVQENGFLSALPYFGCWLCMIVCGQAADYLRVKWNFSTISVRRIFSLIGMVGPAVFLVAAGFIGCDYSLAVAFLTISTTLGGFASSGFSINHLDIAPSYAGILLGITNTFATIPGMIGPIIAKSLTPDNTIKEWQTVFCIAAAINVFGAIFFTLFAKGEVQNWALSDHHGHGN; encoded by the exons ATGTGGATAGTCAGTGATACACCAGAAACTCACAAGACAATCTCCCACTATGAAAAGGAATACATTGTTTCATCATTAAAAAATCAG CTTTCTTCACAGAAGGTAGTGCCATGGGTGTCCATCTTGAAGTCACTGCCACTTTGGGCAATTGTAGTAGCACATTTTTCCTACAACTGGACCTTTTACACTCTATTGACGTTGTTGcctacatatatgaaagaaatccTAAGGTTCAATGTTCAAGAG aACGGGTTTTTATCTGCATTGCCCTATTTTGGCTGTTGGTTATGCATGATTGTCTGTGGTCAAGCCGCTGATTATTTAAGAGTCAAGTGGAATTTCTCAACCATAAGCGTTCGGCGAATTTTTTCCCTCATAG gaatGGTTGGCCCTGCAGTTTTCCTAGTCGCGGCTGGATTTATAGGCTGTGACTATTCTTTGGCTGTTGCGTTCCTAACCATATCCACGACGCTGGGAGGCTTCGCCTCTTCTGGATTTAGCATCAACCATCTGGATATCGCCCCTTC GTATGCCGGCATCCTCCTGGGCATCACAAACACGTTTGCCACCATTCCCGGGATGATTGGGCCCATCATTGCTAAAAGTCTGACCCCTGAT AACACTATTAAGGAATGGCAGACTGTCTTCTGTATCGCTGCTGCTATTAACGTGTTCGGCGCCATTTTCTTCACGCTGTTTGCCAAAGGAGAGGTGCAGAACTGGGCTCTCAGTGACCACCACGGACACGGAAACTGA
- the LOC116906887 gene encoding LOW QUALITY PROTEIN: olfactory receptor 151-like (The sequence of the model RefSeq protein was modified relative to this genomic sequence to represent the inferred CDS: inserted 1 base in 1 codon): MAAENHSTVTEFILGGLTHRPELQLPLFLLFLGIYTVTMVGNLGMITLIGLNTQLHTPMYFFLSNLSLVDLCYSSVITPKMLINFVSQRNLISLCGCMSQXYFFLVFVIAECYMLTVMAYDRYVAICHPLLYNIIMSPALCSLLVAFVYAVGLIGSAIETGLMLKLNYCEDFISHYFCDILPLMKLSCSSTYDVEMAVFFLAGFDIIVTSLTVLISYAFILSSILRISSTEGRSKAFSTCSSHFAAVGLFYGSTAFMYLKPSTASSLAQENVASVFYTTVIPMLNPLIYSLRNKEVKAALDKTLRRKLF; encoded by the exons ATGGCTGCAGAAAATCACTCTACAGTGACAGAGTTCATCCTCGGGGGGCTAACTCACAGGCCAGAGCTCCAGctacccctcttcctcctcttcctgggaaTCTACACGGTCACCATGGTAGGAAACCTGGGCATGATCACCCTGATTGGACTCAACACACAGcttcacacccccatgtacttcttcctcagcaacCTGTCACTCGTGGATCTCTGCTACTCCTCTGTCATTACCCCGAAAATGCTCATCAACTTTGTGTCCCAAAGAAACCTCATCTCCCTATGTGGGTGCATGTCTC TATATTTCTTCCTGGTTTTTGTCATTGCTGAGTGTTACATGCTCACTGTGATGGCCTacgaccgctatgtggccatctgccacCCCTTGCTTTATAACATCATCATGtctcctgccctctgctctctgctggtGGCTTTTGTCTACGCCGTAGGACTCATTGGCTCCGCAATAGAGACTGGCCTCATGTTGAAACTAAACTACTGTGAGGACTTCATCAGCCACTACTTCTGTGACATCCTCCCCCTCATGAAGCTTTCCTGCTCTAGTACCTATGATGTAGAGATGGCTGTCTTCTTTTTAGCTGGATTCGACATTATAGTTACAAGCTTAACTGTACTCATTTCCTATGCATTCATCCTGTCCAGCATCCTTCGCATCAGCTCCACTGAGGGCAGGTCCAAAGCCTTCAGCACCTGCAGCTCCCACTTTGCAGCTGTGGGCTTGTTCTATGGCTCCACCGCATTCATGTACTTAAAGCCTTCCACAGCTAGTTCCCTGGCCCAGGAGAATGTAGCCTCTGTGTTCTACACCACAGTGATCCCCATGCTCAACCCgctcatctacagcctgaggaacaaggaaGTGAAGGCTGCACTGGACAAAACACTAAGGAGAAAACTCTTTTGA